Proteins encoded in a region of the Sander lucioperca isolate FBNREF2018 chromosome 4, SLUC_FBN_1.2, whole genome shotgun sequence genome:
- the LOC116058477 gene encoding E3 ubiquitin-protein ligase TRIM21-like isoform X3, giving the protein MAAENYLQSEDQFLCSICLDVFTDPVTIPCGHNFCKNCITEHWNTNDQYLCPMCEEAFTTRPDLRVNTLFSEMLAQFRQSAQQKASSSSSSEQQVSKPGEVPCDVCTGTKLKVELGKTGAEIQQMIQKRRLKIQEVKHSVDLSEEDADREIAEGVQVFTSLKESVERGLNELINTIKEKQKTRETQAEAFIKELEQEISELMKRSTEVEQVLRTEDHLHLLQSVQSLNIQQPPPTKDWIKVSVHQSYEGTVVKAVTQLEETLSQEMKKLLEAELKRVQQYAVDVTLDPDTAHPNLILSDDGKQVYRGGGKKNLPDNPERFSLNRFVLGRQSFSSGRFYFEVQVKGKTKWDLGVARESIARKASIPLNPQYGNWTIWLRNGCEYKALDAPPVRLSLKSRPQKVGVFVDYEEGLVSFYDVAAASLIYSFNGCSFKVKLFPFFHTGNNYGGKNSAPLIISPVRVN; this is encoded by the exons ATGGCTGCTGAAAACTATCTGCAATCTGaagatcagtttctgtgctccatctgtctggatgtgttcactgatccTGTCACCATTCCATGTGGACACAACTTCTGCAAGAACTGCATCACTGAACACTGGAATACTAATGACCAGTACCTGTGTCCAATGTGTGAAGAGGCTTTTACCACAAGACCTGATTTGAGGGTCAACACATTGTTCTCTGAGATGCTTGCTCAGTTCAGACAGTCAGCTCAACagaaagccagcagcagcagcagctcagagcaacaagtgtccaaaccaggagaagttcccTGTGACGTCTGCACTGGAACCAAACTGAAG GTTGAGCTGGGGAAGACAGGGGCTGAAATTcagcagatgatccagaagagacgACTGAAGATTCAGGAGGTCAAACACTCAGTCGACCTCAGTGAggaagatgcagacagagagatagcagaaggtgttcaggtcttcacTTCTCTGAAGGAGTCTGTTGAGAGAGGCCTGAATGAGCTCATCAACACgatcaaagagaagcagaaaacaaGAGAAACACAGGCCGAAGCTTtcatcaaagagctggaacaggaaatctctgagctgatgaagagaagcactgaggtggagcaggTGTTACGCACTGAAGaccacctccatcttctccagagTGTCCAGTCCCTAAACATCCAACAACCTCCACCCACCAAGGACTGGATAAAGGTCAGCGTCCATCAATCATATGAGGGGACTGTAGTGAAAGCTGTGACTCAGCTGGAGGAGACACTCAGTCAagagatgaagaagctgcttgaAGCCGAGCTGAAGAGGGTCCAGCAGTATGCAGTGGATGTGACTCTTGATCCTGATACAGCACATCCTAAtctcatcctgtctgatgatGGGAAACAAGTATATCGTGGTGGTGGAAAAAAGAATCTTCCAGACAACCCAGAGAGATTTTCCCTTAATCGCTTTGTTTTAGGAAGGCAGAGTTTCTCTTCAGGCAGATTTTACTTTGAGGTTCAAGTTAAAGGAAAGACTAAATGGGATTTAGGAGTGGCCAGAGAGTCGATCGCCAGGAAGGCAAGCATCCCACTGAATCCACAATATGGTAACTGGACTATATGGTTGAGAAATGGATGTGAGTACAAAGCTCTTGATGCCCCTCCAGTCCGTCTATCTCTGAAGTCTCGGcctcagaag gtgggggtgtttgtggattatgaggagggtctggtctccttttatgacgTAGCTGCTGCATCTCTTATCTACTCCTTTAATGGCTGCTCCTTCAAAGTGAAACTCTTCCCATTCTTCCATACTGGTAATAATTATGGTGGTAAAAACTCTGCCCCTCtgatcatctctcctgtcagaGTAAACTAA
- the LOC116058477 gene encoding E3 ubiquitin-protein ligase TRIM21-like isoform X2, producing the protein MAAENYLQSEDQFLCSICLDVFTDPVTIPCGHNFCKNCITEHWNTNDQYLCPMCEEAFTTRPDLRVNTLFSEMLAQFRQSAQQKASSSSSSEQQVSKPGEVPCDVCTGTKLKVELGKTGAEIQQMIQKRRLKIQEVKHSVDLSEEDADREIAEGVQVFTSLKESVERGLNELINTIKEKQKTRETQAEAFIKELEQEISELMKRSTEVEQVLRTEDHLHLLQSVQSLNIQQPPPTKDWIKVSVHQSYEGTVVKAVTQLEETLSQEMKKLLEAELKRVQQYAVDVTLDPDTAHPNLILSDDGKQVYRGGGKKNLPDNPERFSLNRFVLGRQSFSSGRFYFEVQVKGKTKWDLGVARESIARKASIPLNPQYGNWTIWLRNGCEYKALDAPPVRLSLKSRPQKVGVFVNYEAGLVSFFDVDAADLIYSFTGCSFTEKLFPFFSPCKKEGGENSAPLIISPVNYIE; encoded by the exons ATGGCTGCTGAAAACTATCTGCAATCTGaagatcagtttctgtgctccatctgtctggatgtgttcactgatccTGTCACCATTCCATGTGGACACAACTTCTGCAAGAACTGCATCACTGAACACTGGAATACTAATGACCAGTACCTGTGTCCAATGTGTGAAGAGGCTTTTACCACAAGACCTGATTTGAGGGTCAACACATTGTTCTCTGAGATGCTTGCTCAGTTCAGACAGTCAGCTCAACagaaagccagcagcagcagcagctcagagcaacaagtgtccaaaccaggagaagttcccTGTGACGTCTGCACTGGAACCAAACTGAAG GTTGAGCTGGGGAAGACAGGGGCTGAAATTcagcagatgatccagaagagacgACTGAAGATTCAGGAGGTCAAACACTCAGTCGACCTCAGTGAggaagatgcagacagagagatagcagaaggtgttcaggtcttcacTTCTCTGAAGGAGTCTGTTGAGAGAGGCCTGAATGAGCTCATCAACACgatcaaagagaagcagaaaacaaGAGAAACACAGGCCGAAGCTTtcatcaaagagctggaacaggaaatctctgagctgatgaagagaagcactgaggtggagcaggTGTTACGCACTGAAGaccacctccatcttctccagagTGTCCAGTCCCTAAACATCCAACAACCTCCACCCACCAAGGACTGGATAAAGGTCAGCGTCCATCAATCATATGAGGGGACTGTAGTGAAAGCTGTGACTCAGCTGGAGGAGACACTCAGTCAagagatgaagaagctgcttgaAGCCGAGCTGAAGAGGGTCCAGCAGTATGCAGTGGATGTGACTCTTGATCCTGATACAGCACATCCTAAtctcatcctgtctgatgatGGGAAACAAGTATATCGTGGTGGTGGAAAAAAGAATCTTCCAGACAACCCAGAGAGATTTTCCCTTAATCGCTTTGTTTTAGGAAGGCAGAGTTTCTCTTCAGGCAGATTTTACTTTGAGGTTCAAGTTAAAGGAAAGACTAAATGGGATTTAGGAGTGGCCAGAGAGTCGATCGCCAGGAAGGCAAGCATCCCACTGAATCCACAATATGGTAACTGGACTATATGGTTGAGAAATGGATGTGAGTACAAAGCTCTTGATGCCCCTCCAGTCCGTCTATCTCTGAAGTCTCGGcctcagaaggtgggggtgtttgtgaATTATGAGGCGGGTCTGGTCTCCTTTTTTGACGTAGATGCTGCAGATCTTATCTACtcctttactggctgctccttcactgagaaactcttccCATTTTTCAGTCCCTGTAAAAAAGAGGGTGGTGAAAACAGTGCACCTCtgatcatctctcctgtcaATTACATTGAGTAG
- the LOC116058477 gene encoding E3 ubiquitin-protein ligase TRIM39-like isoform X1 produces the protein MAAENYLQSEDQFLCSICLDVFTDPVTIPCGHNFCKNCITEHWNTNDQYLCPMCEEAFTTRPDLRVNTLFSEMLAQFRQSAQQKASSSSSSEQQVSKPGEVPCDVCTGTKLKALKSCLVCLVSYCETHLEPHLTASGLKRHQLIDPVENLEGRMCTKHDKPLELFCKTDQTCVCMLCTVLDHKMHDVVPLKEEYEGKKVELGKTGAEIQQMIQKRRLKIQEVKHSVDLSEEDADREIAEGVQVFTSLKESVERGLNELINTIKEKQKTRETQAEAFIKELEQEISELMKRSTEVEQVLRTEDHLHLLQSVQSLNIQQPPPTKDWIKVSVHQSYEGTVVKAVTQLEETLSQEMKKLLEAELKRVQQYAVDVTLDPDTAHPNLILSDDGKQVYRGGGKKNLPDNPERFSLNRFVLGRQSFSSGRFYFEVQVKGKTKWDLGVARESIARKASIPLNPQYGNWTIWLRNGCEYKALDAPPVRLSLKSRPQKVGVFVNYEAGLVSFFDVDAADLIYSFTGCSFTEKLFPFFSPCKKEGGENSAPLIISPVNYIE, from the coding sequence ATGGCTGCTGAAAACTATCTGCAATCTGaagatcagtttctgtgctccatctgtctggatgtgttcactgatccTGTCACCATTCCATGTGGACACAACTTCTGCAAGAACTGCATCACTGAACACTGGAATACTAATGACCAGTACCTGTGTCCAATGTGTGAAGAGGCTTTTACCACAAGACCTGATTTGAGGGTCAACACATTGTTCTCTGAGATGCTTGCTCAGTTCAGACAGTCAGCTCAACagaaagccagcagcagcagcagctcagagcaacaagtgtccaaaccaggagaagttcccTGTGACGTCTGCACTGGAACCAAACTGAAGGCCCTGAAGTCCTGCCTGGTGTGTCTGGTCTCCTACTGCGAGActcacctggagcctcatctGACAGCGTCCGGCCTGAAAAGACATCAGCTGATCGACCCTGTGGAGAACCTGGAAGGCAGGATGTGTACGAAGCACGATAAACCTCTGGAGCTGTTCTGCAAGACCGACCAGACATGTGTCTGCATGCTCTGCACTGTTTTAGACCACAAGATGCATGATGTTGTTCCACTGAAGGAAGAATATGAAGGAAAGAAGGTTGAGCTGGGGAAGACAGGGGCTGAAATTcagcagatgatccagaagagacgACTGAAGATTCAGGAGGTCAAACACTCAGTCGACCTCAGTGAggaagatgcagacagagagatagcagaaggtgttcaggtcttcacTTCTCTGAAGGAGTCTGTTGAGAGAGGCCTGAATGAGCTCATCAACACgatcaaagagaagcagaaaacaaGAGAAACACAGGCCGAAGCTTtcatcaaagagctggaacaggaaatctctgagctgatgaagagaagcactgaggtggagcaggTGTTACGCACTGAAGaccacctccatcttctccagagTGTCCAGTCCCTAAACATCCAACAACCTCCACCCACCAAGGACTGGATAAAGGTCAGCGTCCATCAATCATATGAGGGGACTGTAGTGAAAGCTGTGACTCAGCTGGAGGAGACACTCAGTCAagagatgaagaagctgcttgaAGCCGAGCTGAAGAGGGTCCAGCAGTATGCAGTGGATGTGACTCTTGATCCTGATACAGCACATCCTAAtctcatcctgtctgatgatGGGAAACAAGTATATCGTGGTGGTGGAAAAAAGAATCTTCCAGACAACCCAGAGAGATTTTCCCTTAATCGCTTTGTTTTAGGAAGGCAGAGTTTCTCTTCAGGCAGATTTTACTTTGAGGTTCAAGTTAAAGGAAAGACTAAATGGGATTTAGGAGTGGCCAGAGAGTCGATCGCCAGGAAGGCAAGCATCCCACTGAATCCACAATATGGTAACTGGACTATATGGTTGAGAAATGGATGTGAGTACAAAGCTCTTGATGCCCCTCCAGTCCGTCTATCTCTGAAGTCTCGGcctcagaaggtgggggtgtttgtgaATTATGAGGCGGGTCTGGTCTCCTTTTTTGACGTAGATGCTGCAGATCTTATCTACtcctttactggctgctccttcactgagaaactcttccCATTTTTCAGTCCCTGTAAAAAAGAGGGTGGTGAAAACAGTGCACCTCtgatcatctctcctgtcaATTACATTGAGTAG